One window of Zalophus californianus isolate mZalCal1 chromosome 3, mZalCal1.pri.v2, whole genome shotgun sequence genomic DNA carries:
- the LOC113919739 gene encoding 39S ribosomal protein L32, mitochondrial-like, whose amino-acid sequence MASAMLVLVVPLWPAARGLLRSCWELLQRKLRQSGPGLPSPLWGPALAVQGPAVFTEPANDTNGSKEIFSLSDSIFWMAAPKNRRSIEVNCCRGRNPQKLIKVKNNIDVCPDCGHLKLKHILCGYCYEKGVQGDCRNRKTGQQEGGPFKVPSVETVVLYTGEAPSQRDRGKRIIERDRKRPSWFTQN is encoded by the coding sequence ATGGCGTCAGCCATGCTGGTGCTTGTCGTCCCACTGTGGCCGGCAGCCCGGGGACTCCTCCGGAGCTGTTGGGAACTACTACAGCGGAAACTTCGGCAGAGCGGACCAGGTCTTCCCAGTCCTCTGTGGGGACCAGCATTAGCAGTCCAAGGTCCAGCTGTATTTACAGAACCAGCAAATGATACCAATGGAAGTAAGGAGATTTTCAGCCTTTCCGATAGTATCTTTTGGATGGCAGCTCCTAAGAACAGACGCAGCATTGAAGTTAACTGCTGTAGGGGAAGAAACCCTCAGAAGCTTATTAAAGTTAAGAACAATATTGACGTTTGTCCTGACTGTGGTCACCTGAAACTGAAACACATCCTTTGTGGCTACTGCTATGAGAAAGGTGTGCAAGGAGACTGCAGAAATCGGAAGACAGGGCAACAAGAAGGGGGCCCTTTTAAGGTTCCTTCCGTGGAGACTGTGGTGCTGTACACAGGAGAGGCACCGTCTCAACGAGATCGCGGTAAGAGAATCATTGAACGAGACAGGAAGCGACCATCCTGGTTCACCCAGAATTAA